The genome window TTCGTCTTAATTGACAGCCGGAAAACCGACTTGGCCGGCGTCGACTTGAAAGATCTGGCCGCCAAGCTCTGTGACCGGCATTTTGGCGTCGGGGCCGACGGCCTGCTGATCGTCTGGCCGTCAAAGATCGCCCATTACCGGATGCAGGTCATCAATTCCGACGGCAGTGAAGCCGAAATGTGCGGCAACGGGATCCGCTGTTTCGCCCGATATGTCTATGAAACTGACCAACTGAAAGAAGAAGTGATCTCGGTCGAAACCCTCGCCGGGACCCTGTTGCCGGCCGTGATCTTGGAGAATGGCCGCTTGATCGCTGTTGAAGTCGACATGGGCTTACCCAAGGATGAGGGGGAAGTCAAACTGCACGGCAAAACCTTCCGCCAGATCTCGATGGGGAACCCCCACGCCGTAACCTTCGTCAACGACTTCAACGAGATCGACCTGGGAGAGCTCGGGCCGTTGATCGAGCATAACGGCCACTTCCCCAACCGGACCAATGTCGAGTTTGTTAAAGTGCTCGGTCAGGATAAGATCGAAGTGGTCGTTTGGGAACGGGGCGCGGGAGAAACACTGGCTTGCGGCACGGGCGCCTGCGCCGCGGTCGTCGCCGCCGTCCTGGCCGGCCAGACCGGCCGGCGGGTACTGGTCCAGCTCCCCGGCGGGAACCTCGATATCGAATGGGCCGAAGATAATCATGTCCTGATGCGCGGCCCGGCGGAAAAAGTGTTTGAAGGAAAGTATTCTCTGTAACCCAGCCGCTTGCGACTAAACCTACTGCTATCATCCACGAAAGAACCACTTTAAATGAAATAATCCTTTCAATTTGTCGATATATATAGAGAGAAGATCTGATATAGATAGGGTTAAGAATCTCTTTATGAACACATCAAGAATTGGAATGTCCGTTAGATATATGTACCGTCGAATCGGTCAGGCACTGCTTTTGTCTTCCGCGCTGGCCGGTTGCGGAACGACTTTTAGGATCAATCAAGCAAATTGGGGGCCGCGAATTGATTCGGTTGGAACAGAAGAATCCATTCTTTCTTCGATAAGCAGAAACTGGCACGAGTACGAACGCCTGGATGAACAACAAAAAACCGACCACGAGATCGCCCTGGCGGCAATAAGTCAAAATCGAGAAGCTTTTCACCTTTTTCCAAATAAATTAAAATCGGACAAGAATTTCCTTTGTGCTTGTTTTGAGGCGAATCCCAGCGTTTACCCAATGATCCCCTCCCCACCGACGGAAATGACGGACAAATATAATAAGCTTGCTTCTGATCTGGGCCAACTGGGCATCATTCACGGCGAGAGATTCATTAATTTAAGTATCAAGGAAATCCAGGAAATAATAAATAACCGGACTGATCTAACGCCGGATGGCAGACGCTTGGCAGTTATAGTCTTCCCGGATAAGGATGGGAATGGAGCCTTTAAAAAGCCTCCAATCGCGGAGCTGATGGAAAGAGGCTACCGAGTCGTTTATTATGAAATTAAGCAAGATAATGAGCTGATCCAGGCTGTTACAGAAAACGGACAACGCCAAAAGATCGATCTACTGTTCATTGGCGGACATGGGGACAGAACTCATGTTGCTTTTGGCGGAGCGGATCCAGCCAAGGGCCTGAAGTCATACGATGAATCATTGTATCTCGACCTTTCCGATCTCGCTAAGTTGCGGCCGTTAACAGGTTACTTAAAGGACAAAGAAAGCGTTATTATTCTTTACAGTTGCTCGACCGGCGAAGGCATGGATAAAGAGACCAATATAGCTAATATGCTTAAAATTATTTTCTCAAAAAGTTATATCTACTCTCCCACGATTTCTGTCGAGCTGGACTCGCTGTTTTTTGATGAAAATAATAGGGTGGACGGCGCATTATGGAAAGCCCCGTCAAGTGAATACCCTAAGGCAATTAATGTTTGGGGTGTTGGCATCATTAAAACTTACATGATCTCTCCCCATTGACCTAACTCCTGATGCGCGGCCCGTTAATTGACACAATAGTACAACATCTTGTACAATTGACACATTACCAACAAGAGGAGTAAGTCATGAAAAACAAATTAAAAGAAACAACTATCCCCATCTCCGAGGCCAGGGCTGATTTGCCGGGGATTGTGGGAAAAGTCAAGAAGTTTCATAACCACTATTTTATTACCCGCCGGGGCAAGACCGAAGCAGTTATCATGAGCGCGGAAGAGTTTGAGGGCTGGGGTGAAACCCTGGATATCCTTTCAAATTCAGCGGAAATGAGCGCTTTAACCAGAGCGGAAAAGCAGATGAAACAGGGGAAAGGCAAAAGCCTGAATGAGATCGTCGAGGGGAAATAGTACAGAAAGCGAAATGAAAAACATGAGATTTGGATTCTTTATATACGACATAGAAAGGATGTTTACAGATGAGGAGAGCCAAACGCCTTGATTTAATCCCGCCCTACCTTTTCGTCAAGATCGAAGAGAAAAAGGACGAGTTGGTTAAAAAAGGCGTTGACGTTATCGACTTCGGCATCGGCGACCCGGACCTGCCGACCCCGGCGCATATCATAAAAAGAATGCGCGAGGTCCTCGACACCAAAGAAGCGTCCAATTACCCGACCTCGAAAGGTGAGCCTGCTTTCCGCCAAGCGGTAGCCGATTGGTACAAGCAACGCTTTAACGTTGACCTTGATCCGGGAAGTGAGGTCTGCTGTTTGATCGGCTCAAAAGAAGGTTTAGCTCATCTCCCCCTATGTTTCATCGATCCGGGTGACGTCGCCCTCATCCCGGACCCCTCCTACCCGGTCTACAAGATATGCACTACCCTGGCCGGCGGTGAACCGTACCTGTTGCCGCTGACCGCGGAGAATAAATTCATCCCCGACCTGGATAAGATCCCGGCTGACGTGCTGAAAAAAGCTAAACTGTTTTTTATTAACTACCCTAATAACCCGACCGGAGCGGTTTGCGACCGGGTATTCCTGGAGAAAGCGGTCGCTTTTGCCAAGCAGAACGACCTATTATTGGTCTCCGACCTCGCCTACTCCGAAATGGGTTACGACGGCTACAGGCCCAACAGCGTCCTCGAAATTCCCGGCGCCAAAGATGTGGCGATCGAGTTCCATTCGCTCTCGAAGACTTATAACATGACCGGCTGGCGGATCGGTATGGCCGTTGGCAATAAAGGGGCAGTCGGGGCACTGGCGACGATCAAGTCAAACCTCGACAGCGGCGCTTTCAAGGCGGTCCAGTTCGCGGCCATCGAAGCTTTATCCGGCCCGCAAAACTCCGTCGCTGACAACCGCAAAGTCTTTGAGGAAAGGCGGAATGTTTTGATCGACGGTTTAAATTCGCTCGGTTGGAAGCTAGCGCGGCCAAAAGCAACCTTCTACATGTGGGTCCCGGTCCCCAAAGGTGAAACCTCGGCCTCAT of Candidatus Margulisiibacteriota bacterium contains these proteins:
- the dapF gene encoding diaminopimelate epimerase → MPPTLNFTKMHGLGNDFVLIDSRKTDLAGVDLKDLAAKLCDRHFGVGADGLLIVWPSKIAHYRMQVINSDGSEAEMCGNGIRCFARYVYETDQLKEEVISVETLAGTLLPAVILENGRLIAVEVDMGLPKDEGEVKLHGKTFRQISMGNPHAVTFVNDFNEIDLGELGPLIEHNGHFPNRTNVEFVKVLGQDKIEVVVWERGAGETLACGTGACAAVVAAVLAGQTGRRVLVQLPGGNLDIEWAEDNHVLMRGPAEKVFEGKYSL
- a CDS encoding DUF4116 domain-containing protein, whose product is MNTSRIGMSVRYMYRRIGQALLLSSALAGCGTTFRINQANWGPRIDSVGTEESILSSISRNWHEYERLDEQQKTDHEIALAAISQNREAFHLFPNKLKSDKNFLCACFEANPSVYPMIPSPPTEMTDKYNKLASDLGQLGIIHGERFINLSIKEIQEIINNRTDLTPDGRRLAVIVFPDKDGNGAFKKPPIAELMERGYRVVYYEIKQDNELIQAVTENGQRQKIDLLFIGGHGDRTHVAFGGADPAKGLKSYDESLYLDLSDLAKLRPLTGYLKDKESVIILYSCSTGEGMDKETNIANMLKIIFSKSYIYSPTISVELDSLFFDENNRVDGALWKAPSSEYPKAINVWGVGIIKTYMISPH
- a CDS encoding type II toxin-antitoxin system Phd/YefM family antitoxin, with protein sequence MKNKLKETTIPISEARADLPGIVGKVKKFHNHYFITRRGKTEAVIMSAEEFEGWGETLDILSNSAEMSALTRAEKQMKQGKGKSLNEIVEGK
- a CDS encoding LL-diaminopimelate aminotransferase, which gives rise to MRRAKRLDLIPPYLFVKIEEKKDELVKKGVDVIDFGIGDPDLPTPAHIIKRMREVLDTKEASNYPTSKGEPAFRQAVADWYKQRFNVDLDPGSEVCCLIGSKEGLAHLPLCFIDPGDVALIPDPSYPVYKICTTLAGGEPYLLPLTAENKFIPDLDKIPADVLKKAKLFFINYPNNPTGAVCDRVFLEKAVAFAKQNDLLLVSDLAYSEMGYDGYRPNSVLEIPGAKDVAIEFHSLSKTYNMTGWRIGMAVGNKGAVGALATIKSNLDSGAFKAVQFAAIEALSGPQNSVADNRKVFEERRNVLIDGLNSLGWKLARPKATFYMWVPVPKGETSASFTEKLLDKCGILVVPGSGYGKAGEGYIRMAITLPKERIAEAIERIKKAGISF